Genomic DNA from Streptomyces sp. NBC_01571:
GGTGTCGGCGAGGCGTGGCTGCGCCGGGTGGTGGCGGCCTCCGCGGAGGGCTACCCGTTCCCCACGGACCTCGATCTGGACCCGCCCCTGGAGGGGCTCGCCCCGCCGTCCCAGGCCGACACGGTGTGGCGGGCCGTGGCGGAGGAGTGGGACCCCCCGCGGCTGCGCCGGGAACTGCGGGCCGGCGCCGAGCGCCGCCGCACCTGAGTACTCACGTCAGGGGAGAACCGATGGGACCACTTCTCGAGGACAGGGTCGTCCTCGTCAACGGCGGCAGTCAGGGCGTCGGCGCGGGCGTCGTACGGGCGGCCGTACGCGAGGGCGCGACCGTCGCGTTCACCGGGCGCCGCGCCGAACTCGGTGAGCGGTTCGCCGCGGAGACCGGCGCCACCTTCGTACGGGCCGATCTGGCCGATCCCGCGCAGGCGCACGCCGGTGTCGAGCGCGTCGTGGCGGCGCACGGGCGGCTCGACTGCCTCGTCAACGCGGCCGGGCTGACCTCGCGCGGCACCCTCCTCGACACCACACCCGAACTCTTCGACGCGCACATCGCGGTCAACCTGCGGGCGCCGTTCTTCGCGATGCAGGCTGCGGTCCGGCACCTGGTGGACCGCGGGGCGCCGGGCACCGTCGTCAACATCATCACCTCCTCCGCGCACGGCGGACAGCCCTTCCTCGCCCCGTACGTGGCCGCCAAGGCCGGGCTGGCCGGCCTCACCCGCAACGCCGCGCACGCCCACCGCTGGGACCGGATCCGGATCAACGGCCTGAACATCGGCTGGACGGACACCGAGGGCGAGGACGAGATCCAGCGCGCCTTCCACGGCGCGGGCGACG
This window encodes:
- a CDS encoding SDR family oxidoreductase gives rise to the protein MGPLLEDRVVLVNGGSQGVGAGVVRAAVREGATVAFTGRRAELGERFAAETGATFVRADLADPAQAHAGVERVVAAHGRLDCLVNAAGLTSRGTLLDTTPELFDAHIAVNLRAPFFAMQAAVRHLVDRGAPGTVVNIITSSAHGGQPFLAPYVAAKAGLAGLTRNAAHAHRWDRIRINGLNIGWTDTEGEDEIQRAFHGAGDDWREEAARSRPMGRLGQVDEIADFVVFLLSDRSGVVTGSVVDWDQTVLGGLD